The segment TTTCCCCGGCGGCTCATAATCGAGCTTTCGAAATGAATTTCGGCATGCCGAAATTCTTCCCGGTGGGGAGTTCGTGCTGAGTAGAGGTGCCGCTATCAGCGGCGGAGTGGCTGTCGAAGAACCGTTCCGGCTCTGTGACAACTCGGAGAACATTACGCATCCGGTGGGGGCGTGTCAACCCCCTCTCAGATGGCCTCGGGTGACCCCGGAGGACCTCAGTCGAGGTCCGTCAGGCGACCGCCGGCGTCGGGCTGGGTGAGCTCCACCCGGCGGAGGAGACGGATGAGGATCTCGCCGAGTACTCCCCTCTCGTCCGACGTCAGGTCCTGGAGCAGCTCCTCCTCGAAGTCCGTGGCCATGCGCATGGCCTCCAGCCACTTCGAGCGGCCCTCGTCGGTGAGCTCGACGATCACCCGGACGCGGTTGTTCTCGTCGCGGTCGCGGGTGACCAGGCCCTCTCCCGCCATGCGGTCGATGCGGTGGGTCATCGCGGCCGGAGTGAGGCCCAGGCGCTTGGCGAGCTCGCCGGGGCCCAGACGGTAGGGCTCGCCGGCGAGGACAAGGGTCTTGAGGACCTCCCACTCGGCGTTGCTGATGCCGAGGTCGGCGAGCTGGCGTCCGTACGCCACGTTCATCCGGCGGTTCAGCCGGCCGAGGGCGGAGACGACCTTCTCGACCTGGGGGTCGAGGTCGCGGAACTCGCGCTGGTAGGCGGCGATCTGCTCGTCGAGGCTCGGCTCCTGCGGAGCCTGCGGGCCGGACCGCTCGGGGTTGTCGGACATGCGGCGAGTATCCCACGGCTCTCGTTGGCGTTGAAGTCCTTCGGTGTGTACTGTTAAGGGTCTAACTTTAGTGTTGAAGTCTTCAAGGTTCAGGGCTACACCTCTGAACCTGCGACCGAAGTGGGTGAGTGTGACCGAGGCGAGGGGCGCAGCGATGCGCCGTATTCAGGCAGGCAGCGCGCTGAGCGCGTTCGGACTCGGCTTCACCGTGCCGTACCTCTATGTGTACGTGGCGCAGGTGCGGGATCTGGGCGCGGCCACGGCGGGCATCGTCCTGGCCGTGTTCGCCATGGCCGCACTCGTGGTGCTGCCCTTCAGCGGGCGGGCCATCGACCGGCGCGGGCCCGTGCCGGTCCTGCTGGTCGCCTCGGTCGTCGCCGCCGTGGGTGCGGTGGCGATGGGCTTCGCCTCCAGCGTGCCCGCGGCCGTGGGGGCCGCGGCGCTGCTCGGTGCCGGTACGGCCGTGCTCCAGCCGGCCCTCGCCACGATGATCGTCTGGTGCTCGACGCCCGTCGGCCGCACGCGGGCCTTCGCCATGCAGTTCTTCCTGCAGAACCTGGGTCTCGGTGTCGGTGGTCTGATCGGCGGTCTACTGGTCGACACGAACCGTCCGGGCAGCTTCATCCTGCTGTTCTCGATCGAGGCGGCGATGTTCCTGGTCCTGGCGGCGATCGTGGGGACCGTGCGGATGCCGGGCTCCCCCGCGTTCCAGGGCGCCCGTCCTTCCGAGGGCGGCAAGGGCGGCGGTGTCCGCGCGCTGCTCGGGCACAAGGCGATGGTGCAGCTGTGCGTCCTCGGCTTCGTCCTCTTCTTCGCCTGCTACGGACAGTTCGAGTCGGGCCTCGCCGCCTACGGCACCGAGGCCGCCGGCATCCAGCCCTCGACGCTCGGTATCGCGCTCGCCGCCAACACCGCGGTGATCGTGGCCGCGCAGTTCCTGGTGCTGAAGTTCGTCGAGCGCCGCAAGCGGACCCGGGTGATCGCGGCCGTGGGTCTGATCTGGACCGTGGCCTGGCTCATCGCCGGGTACGCGGGCCTCGGGCACGGCAGCCAGGCCATGGCGACGGCGGCCTTCGTCTCCACGTACGCCCTCTTCGGGCTCGGTGAGGCGATGCTGTCGCCGACCGTGGCGCCGCTGGTCGCCGATCTGGCGCCGGAGTCGATGGTCGGGCAGTACAACTCGGCCTTCGCGCTGGTCAAGCAGCTGGCGCTGGCCGTGGGGCCGGCCGTCGGCGGGCCCATGGGGGCCGCGCTGCACGGTCCGTACATCGTGACGTTCGTGCTCTTCTCGCTCGGCATCACGTTCCTCGCGGTGCGGCTGGGCAAGCAGCTGACCCCGGAGCAGAACCAGCCGTCGCTTGCCGTGAAGCCGTCCCGGGTCGTGGCGCAGCACGTGCCCGAGAAGGAGACCGCGGCAGCCTGATTTCTCAGTGGTCGGGCAGGGCGAACTCGCACCAGACCGCTTTGCCGCCGCCCGGTGTGCGGCGGCTCCCCCAGGACGAGGCGATCGTCGCGATGATCGAGATCCCGCGACCCGCCTCGTCCTCCGATTCCGCCCTGCGGCGGCGCGGCAGATGGTCGTCCCCGTCCGTCACCTCGATGATCAGGCGGCGGTCGGTACGACGCAGGCGCAGCCGCATGGGCGGGGTGCCGTGCTGGAGGGAGTTCGCCACCAGTTCGCTGGTGGCGAGGACGCCCAGGTCGCGCAGTTCGACCGGGAAGCGCCAGGACGACAGGACCCCGGAGGCGAAGGCACGCGCGCGGGGAGCGGCCTCGACTCCACCGAGGAGTTCCAGGGCCGCGTTGTGGAAGAGCTCCGCGTCCGCTCCCTTGCGGGAGGGGTGCTGGACCACCAGGACGGCCACGTCGTCGTCGTGCTCCGCGGTGACCCCCAGGGAGCGGAGCAGACGGTCGCAGACCACCTGCGGAGTGCCGCTCGCGCCGGAGAGCGCGCGGGCCAGGGCGGCGACGCCCTCGTCGATGTCCTCGCGGCGCCGCTCGACCAGCCCGTCGGTGTAGAGGACGGCGGTCGAGCCGGGCGGCAGGGCGATGGAGCCGGAGGTGTGCAGCCAGCCGCCCGTGCCGAGCGGCGGGCCCGTCGGGTCCTCGGCGCGGCGGACGCTGCCGTCCTCGTCCCGGACGAGGATCGGGAGGTGGCCCGCCGAGGCGTAGACCAGCTTCCCCTCGTTGGGGTCGTGGATCGCGTACACACAGGTGGCGATCTGGCTGGCGTCGATCTCGGCGGCGAGGCCGTCGAGCAGCTGGAGCACCTCGTGCGGGGGCAGGTCCAGGCGCGCGTAGGCCCGGACGGCGGTGCGGAGCTGGCCCATGACGGCGGCGGCGCGCACGCCCCGGCCCATCACGTCGCCGATGACGAGCGCGGTGCGGCCGGCGCCGAGGGTGATCACGTCGTACCAGTCGCCACCGACGGCCGCGTCGGTGCCGCCGGGCTGGTAGGTGGCGGCGATCCGCAGGTCGTCGGGCTGCTCCAGGTCCTGCGGGAGCAGGGAGCGCTGGAGGGTGACGGCGGTCTCTCGGTGGCGGCGCTCGCTGGCCCGCAGTCGCTCGGCGGCCTCGGCGTGGTCGGTGACGTCCGCCGCGTGGACGAGGACTCCGCCGCCGTCGAGGTCCGGGCTGTCCACGGGCAGGCACGTCACCGTGTACGAGCCGCCGTCCTGGGTGCGGCGGGACTTGACCGTACGCGGCTTGCCGCTGCGCAGCACCTGGTCCATGAGGGGCAGCAGGCCGAGCTCCTCCGCCTCCGGGCAGGTGTCGGCGACCGCGGCGCCCGCGGGGCGTGGGCCGAAGGCGGCGGCATAGGCGTCGTTGACGTACGCGATGCGGTGCTCCGGGCCGTACACGAGCGCGACCAGGCCGGGGAGACGGCCGAGGAGCTCTCGTACGGAGAAGTCCTCAAGGGTGGGTACGTCGCCGGTCTCGACGGCGACGCCGCCGGTGTCGGCGGTGTCGTCGGCGAGTTGCCCCAGCTGCTGCGCGTACTCACCGCGGGCGGCGGGCACGGAGCCTTCGGTCCCCCGCGCCGCGCGGCGCTGTGTGCCGGGGAGCCGGGCGCTCCAACGGGTGAAGTTCACGGATCTCTATGCCTCGTGGTGTCGGTGCCGTGCAGAGTCACGCTGTGCAGGTGTGAGCCCACCTATGGTCACACGTCCAGTGTGGACGAGTGCACTGACAGTGATGTCAGGACGACGGCTTGTCGCCGTGGTCGGGTGGCGGAGCGGCGGCGAGTTCGAATTCGGCGCGGGGGTGTTCCAGCGACCCGAGGGAGACGATCTCCCGTTTGAACAGGCCGGACAGGGTCCATTCGGCGAGGACCCGGGCCTTGCGGTTGAAGGTGGGCACGCGGCTGAGGTGATAGGCGCGGTGCATGAACCACGCCGGATATCCCTTCAGTTTCCGTCCGTAGACGTGGGCGACCCCCTTGTGGAGGCCGAGCGACGCGACGGAGCCCACGTACGCGTGCGCGTACTCCTTGAGCGGCTGCCCGCGCAGGGAGGCCGTGATGTTCTCGGCGAGGACCTTGGCCTGGCGGACGGCGTGCTGCGCGTTGGGCGCGCACTCCTTGCCGGGTTCGTCCGAGGTCACGTCGGGGACGGCGGCGGCGTCACCGGCCGCCCAGGCGTGGGCCACGCCCTCGACGGCGAGCTCGGCCGTGCAGCGGAGCCGGCCGCGCTCGTTCAGCGGCAGGTCGGTCGCGGCGAGGACGGGGGCGGGCTTGACGCCCGCGGTCCAGACGACGGTGCGGGTGGGCAGCCGGGTGCCGTCGCTGAGGACGGCGACCCGGTCCTCGCAGGATTCGAGGCGGGTCTCCAGGCGTACGTCGATGTTCCGGCCGCGCAGCTCGCGGATGGCGTACTTGCCCATCTCCGCGCCCACCTCGGGCAGGATCCGGTCCGAGGCCTCGACCAGGACCCATCGCAGGTCCTCGGGCTTGACGTTGTGGTAGTACCGCGCCGTGTAGCGGGCCATGTCCTCCAGCTCGGCGAGCGCCTCCACGCCCGCGTAGCCCCCGCCGACGAAGACGAAGGTGAGGGCGGCGTCGCGGATCGCGGGGTCACGGGTCGAGGAGGCGATGTCCATCTGCTCGATGACGTGGTTGCGCAGGCCGATGGCCTCCTCCACCGTCTTGAAGCCGATGCCGTGGTCGGCGAGGCCGGGGACCGGGAGGGTGCGGGAGACCGAGCCCGGCGCGATGACCAGCTCGTCGTACGTGAGGTCCACGGCGCCGGCGCCCTCCTCGACGGTCGCGAGGGTGGAGAGGGTCGCGGTCCGCTTGGCGTGGTCGACGGAGAGGACCTCGCCGATGACGATCCGGCAGCGGTCCAGGACCCGGCGGAGCGGCACGACGACATGCCTCGGGGAGATCGAGCCGGCGGCGGCCTCGGGCAGGAACGGCTGGTACGTCATGTACGGCTCGGGGGTGACCACCGTGATCTCGGCGTCGCCGGCTCTGAGCTCGGCCCTGAGCTGCCGCTGGAGGCGCAGCGCGGTGTACATGCCGACGTAGCCACCGCCGACCACGAGAATGCGCGCAGGTTCCGTCACTGTCCCATGACGCACCGCCGTCCGTGGTTTGTCCACAGCCCCGGCAAATTGTGTGACCGGAGGGGTACGGAGGCGCGGGGTGGCGCATGAGGGGGGTGCGGCCACAACGGTGCAGGTCAGGGGGGCCGCGCCGGGTTCGGTCGGGGGTCTGAATCGGGAGTGTTCCGGTCCTTGCTCCGATCGGGGGGCGCACCGTACGGAACTCCCCCTTCTGAATTGACCCGGACTCAACTATGTTCGTACTTCGTCGGGGTGTCGGATGGGAGCGCGTGGACCGAAGCGCTCGTCGACCGGAAGCCCCGTATCAGGGCGGGGAGTCTCCGGGGGGAGACATCATGAGCGGGGGAACGCTTATGCAGATTCAGGATTCACGATGGCAGACGGGCGCCGGCACGGCGACCGTGGACGACGGCCCGCACGCGGGCGTCGTCGGCTCGGAGCGCAATGGCGCACCGGTGGCCGGCGGCAGGTCCGCGCCGCTGCGGGTGGACGCCCAGCGCAATCTGGAGCACGTCCTGCGCGCCGCGCGCGAGGTGTTCGGCGAGCTCGGTTACGGGGCTCCGATGGAGGACGTGGCACGCCGCGCCCGTGTCGGGGTCGGCACCGTCTACCGGCGCTTCCCGAGCAAGGACGTGCTGGTCCGGCGCATAGCCGAGGAGGAGACCTCCCGGCTGACCGAGCAGGCGCGGGCCGCGCTGGGCCAGGAGGACGAGCCGTGGTCGGCGCTCTCCCGGTTCCTGCGGACCTCGGTGGCCTCGGGCGCGGGCCGGCTCCTTCCGCCGCAGGTGCTGCGGGTGGGCGTGGACGACGCCACGGTGCTGCCGTTCGGTGGCGAGTCCCACGACGCGGACGACGCGGCGCGGGTGCCGTACCAGCGGGGTCTCGGCGAGCAGACCGACGCGCGCGTGGTCGCGCCGCGGGCCGTACCGGCCGAGGAGAAGGACGACTCGGGCGCCGCGGAGCTCCTTGAGGTGGTCGGCCGGCTGGTCGACCGGGCGCGTGAGGCGGGTGAGCTGCGGGCCGATGTGACCGTGGCGGACGTTCTCCTCGTCATCGCCACCGCCGCCCCGGCCCTGCCGGACGCGGTGCAGCAGGCGGCGGCCTCGACCCGGCTCCTCGACATCCTGCTTGAGGGGCTGCGCTCCCGGTAGGGAGTTCGTCCTTCGGCGCTTCGGCGCTTCGGCGCTTCGGCGCTTCGGTGCTTCGGTGCTTCGGCGCTTCGGCACTTCGGTACTTCGGCCCTTTTGTGGTCCGGGCGGACCAACGAGCATGACACGAACGTGTGAGCGGTTACGCCCGGATACACGAAGTCGCCCCGGACGAGTGGTAAGTGGACGCGGCGCTTCGGCGTGCCCGCGCTCTGTGGCAGGCTTGGTCGGTGTTCGGGTCTGAGCATGCGTACGGGGGCTTCCGCGATGAGCGGTGACGGTCGGGACGAGCCGCTGGGAAACGGCGGCACCGCGGAGACCGGGGGCACGCCCTCACGGCAGGTGCCCAGCCAGGGCGGGCCGGGAGGCCTCTCCGGCGCACCAGGTCCGGTAGAGCCGCTCGACGCGAGCGTGCCGCAGCAGCGTGAGGGCAAGGCGTCCGGGTGGGGCACCGCTTCCGGGGCTGCCGCGGGGGCGGCCTCCACGACCTTCGCCGACCACGCCGGGGACGGGACGACCGGGAACGCGGCGACTGTCGAGGACGACGAGCCGCACGACACCGTGCTTCCGCCGCCCCTCGAACTGCCGCCCTCCGACGCCGAGCTCGTCCAGCTCATGCGGGAGGGCGACGACTCCGCGTACGAGGAGCTGTTCCGCCGCCACTCCGAGGCCGTGCGCCGGTACGCGAGAACCTGCTGCCGGGACGCGCACACCGCCGACGACCTGACCGCCGAGGTCTTCGCCCGCACCCTCCAGGCGGTCCGGGGCGGCGCCGGGCCCGAACAGGCCGTACGCGCCTATCTGATGACCACCGTCCGGCGGGCCGCGGCCAACTGGGCCAGGACCCAGAAGCGGGAACACCTGGTCGAGGACTTCGCCGTGTTCGCGGCGGACGCCGCCCGTTCCTCCGAGGTCTCCGACCAGGACACGATGGACCTCGGCGCCGACGTCCGGGCCATGCACGAGGCCGAGCAGTCGCTCGCCATGCAGGCCTTCCGCTCGCTGCCCGAGCGCTGGCAGGCCGTGCTGTGGCACACCACCGTCGAGGAGGAGTCCCCGAGCGAGGTCGCGCCGCTCTTCGGCCTGACCGCCAACGCCACGGCCGTCCTCGCCAGCCGTGCCCGCGAAGGCCTCAAACAGGCCTACCTCCAGGCCCACGTCAGCCAGTCCCTGACCGCCGGCGGCGACTGCGCCCGGTACGCGGACCGGCTCGGCGCCTACGCGCGCGGTGGGCTGCGGATGCGCGCCGAGCGCGGACTGCGCAAGCACCTGGACGAGTGCGCCAAGTGCCGGCTCGCCGCCGGTGAGCTGGCCCATGTCAACGCCGGGATCCCCGCGCTGCTGCCCGTCGCCGTCATCGGCTGGTTCGCCGCCGGGTACTCGCTCAAGGCCGCCGGTGTCGTCGCCGGTGGCGCCGTCGGCGCGGGCGCGGCCGGTGCGGCCGCGGCCGCCTCCGGGACCTCCGGGGGCGCGGCCTCCGGTGGTGCCGCCGCCGAGGGTCTCGGGGCGCCGGCGAAGGCCGGTGTCGCGGCGGCCGTGGCCGTCGCCGCGGCCGCCGGGCTCGTCTGGGCCATGGCCGGGGATCCGCAGCCCGTGGCCGCGCCCCGGCCCACGCAGCCCGTGGTCACCCCCGTCGTACCGGCGGAGCCCGCACCCCCGCCGAAGCCGACGTCGAAGCCCGTACCGCCGCCTCCGCCCGTACGGTCCGAGCCGCCGGCACCCACGCCGACGCCGACCCCGACACCCACGCCGACTCCCGCGAAGCCCTCCCCGGAGCCGACTCCCGCGAAGCCGTCCCCCAAGCCGACGCCGCCGCCGAAGCCCAGCCCGACGCCGACACCCACGCCTACGCCTACGCCGAGTCCCGAGAAGCCCTCGCAGAAGCCGACGCCGCCGCCCGCGCCGCCGAGCGTCTACCAGGTCAACGAGCTGGACTACGGGATCTTCGGCGACGGCTCCAAGCCCGAGGTCGCCCTCTCGGACAGCAGCTGGATGTGGCAGCGCAACGGCCTCTCCCTCGGCGGTACGCGGTACGCGCACGGGGTGAGCGTCCACGCGCCCTCGTCCCTGCTGATCGACCTCAACCGGCAGTGCACGAGTTACGACGCGATCGTCGGCGTCGACGACCTGAGCGCCCTGCTCGGTGTCGGCGGCGTCCGCTTCTCCGTGTACGGGGACGAGGAGCGGCTCTGGCGCTCCGACGTGGTCCGGGCCGGCGATCCGCCGATCCCGGTGCACGTCGACATCTCCGGCCGCAGCACGATCCGGCTGGTGGTGGAGGAGCACACGCCGTTCGGGCGGGCCGCGGTCGCCGACTGGGCGCAGTCCCAGATCAGCTGCTCCTGACGTACTCGTACGTCTCGGTCAGCTGACCGAGACGGTTCCGCACGCCCTTGATCAGCCGCTCCTGACGGTCTCGAACGTCCCGGGTCAGCCGCTCCCGACGGTCCCGCTCCCGTCTCCGTCCGGGGCGGGCCTCGCGGTGACGGTCTCCGCGAGGGCCAGTACGTCGTCGATGCCGAGGCCCTCCCCCGCCGCGCGGGCGGCGGCGAGGCCCGACGGGCCGAGCGCCGCGAGCGCGCGGTCGGTCACCGTCTCCAGGTCACGCAGGCCCGGAACCGAACGGGGCCGCTCGTCGCGCCAGCCGTCGACGGCCGCCATGATCCGTACCGCCAGAGCCGGTTCGCCCGCCGAGGACAGGACGATCGCGAGGCCCTCCGCCAGGCCCGCGGTGATGAAGTCCGCGCACTGCGCGTCCCGCGCACCGCGCAGCGCGTCGGTGGCCGTGGCGACGGCGGAAGCCCGGCCCTCGCCCGCCTCGACGCGCGCGGACAGCCCCACGAGGGCCGCCTCGAAGTGCGGTGGGGGCGCACCGGTCGCGGCCGTGCGGCCCGCCTCCTCCAGCTGGGCGCGGGCCTCCGCGACCTCCCCGCGGTGCAGGGCGAGGACGGCACGCAGGAAGCAGACGAACACGCCGGTGTCCCGCACGAAGTAGCGCTCCGCCTCCCGCGCGGCCTCGTCGAGGCCCTTCTCGGCGGCCTCCATGTCCCCTGCCTGATAGTCGAGTTCGGCAAGGCGGGCGATGAGGAACGGCGACTCTGCATGCGCGCCGACCTCGCGGGCCAGCCGGAGCGCCTCCTCGTACGCCTCCCCGGCCTCCTCGCTGCGGCCGCGCAGCATATGGGCCTCGCCCGTCGCGCTCGCGATCTGGGCCCCCATCCAGCGGTCGCCGACGCTCCGGGCGAGGCGGCCGAGCTCGGCCAGGTCCTCGTCGATGCCGGGCATGCCGCCGGGCATGTCGACGACCATGTGCGTACGGAACATGAGGCTGACGCCGACCTCCCAGTCGCCGCCGTGGCGGCGACAGTTGGCGACGGCCTCGTCGAGGAGGCCGCGGACCACGGCCGGTTCCTCGGTGAGGTACGCGGTGAACGGCCAGAGCAGGCCGGGGAACCGGGCGCCCTCGGGGCCCGGTGGCTCACCGAACGCGGACCGTACGCGGCGGGCGAGCGCGATCGCCTCCGGTTCCTGGAAGTCGCCCAGCGTGCGGCTGTCGACCGCGAGGAAGAACTGCAGCATGCGCAGCCGCATGCGGGGCCAGTAGCGGAGGTCCTCGGGGTCGGCCGGGTCGTCGCCGAGCGCGACCGTGCGGTCCACCCAGGTCAGGCCTTCGGGGCGGTAGTTGCGCAGCCACCAGAACCAGCCCACGGCGAAGACCAGGCGGT is part of the Streptomyces sp. NBC_00250 genome and harbors:
- a CDS encoding TetR/AcrR family transcriptional regulator yields the protein MQIQDSRWQTGAGTATVDDGPHAGVVGSERNGAPVAGGRSAPLRVDAQRNLEHVLRAAREVFGELGYGAPMEDVARRARVGVGTVYRRFPSKDVLVRRIAEEETSRLTEQARAALGQEDEPWSALSRFLRTSVASGAGRLLPPQVLRVGVDDATVLPFGGESHDADDAARVPYQRGLGEQTDARVVAPRAVPAEEKDDSGAAELLEVVGRLVDRAREAGELRADVTVADVLLVIATAAPALPDAVQQAAASTRLLDILLEGLRSR
- a CDS encoding NAD(P)/FAD-dependent oxidoreductase, with the protein product MTEPARILVVGGGYVGMYTALRLQRQLRAELRAGDAEITVVTPEPYMTYQPFLPEAAAGSISPRHVVVPLRRVLDRCRIVIGEVLSVDHAKRTATLSTLATVEEGAGAVDLTYDELVIAPGSVSRTLPVPGLADHGIGFKTVEEAIGLRNHVIEQMDIASSTRDPAIRDAALTFVFVGGGYAGVEALAELEDMARYTARYYHNVKPEDLRWVLVEASDRILPEVGAEMGKYAIRELRGRNIDVRLETRLESCEDRVAVLSDGTRLPTRTVVWTAGVKPAPVLAATDLPLNERGRLRCTAELAVEGVAHAWAAGDAAAVPDVTSDEPGKECAPNAQHAVRQAKVLAENITASLRGQPLKEYAHAYVGSVASLGLHKGVAHVYGRKLKGYPAWFMHRAYHLSRVPTFNRKARVLAEWTLSGLFKREIVSLGSLEHPRAEFELAAAPPPDHGDKPSS
- a CDS encoding MarR family winged helix-turn-helix transcriptional regulator, translated to MSDNPERSGPQAPQEPSLDEQIAAYQREFRDLDPQVEKVVSALGRLNRRMNVAYGRQLADLGISNAEWEVLKTLVLAGEPYRLGPGELAKRLGLTPAAMTHRIDRMAGEGLVTRDRDENNRVRVIVELTDEGRSKWLEAMRMATDFEEELLQDLTSDERGVLGEILIRLLRRVELTQPDAGGRLTDLD
- a CDS encoding sigma-70 family RNA polymerase sigma factor, whose translation is MSGDGRDEPLGNGGTAETGGTPSRQVPSQGGPGGLSGAPGPVEPLDASVPQQREGKASGWGTASGAAAGAASTTFADHAGDGTTGNAATVEDDEPHDTVLPPPLELPPSDAELVQLMREGDDSAYEELFRRHSEAVRRYARTCCRDAHTADDLTAEVFARTLQAVRGGAGPEQAVRAYLMTTVRRAAANWARTQKREHLVEDFAVFAADAARSSEVSDQDTMDLGADVRAMHEAEQSLAMQAFRSLPERWQAVLWHTTVEEESPSEVAPLFGLTANATAVLASRAREGLKQAYLQAHVSQSLTAGGDCARYADRLGAYARGGLRMRAERGLRKHLDECAKCRLAAGELAHVNAGIPALLPVAVIGWFAAGYSLKAAGVVAGGAVGAGAAGAAAAASGTSGGAASGGAAAEGLGAPAKAGVAAAVAVAAAAGLVWAMAGDPQPVAAPRPTQPVVTPVVPAEPAPPPKPTSKPVPPPPPVRSEPPAPTPTPTPTPTPTPAKPSPEPTPAKPSPKPTPPPKPSPTPTPTPTPTPSPEKPSQKPTPPPAPPSVYQVNELDYGIFGDGSKPEVALSDSSWMWQRNGLSLGGTRYAHGVSVHAPSSLLIDLNRQCTSYDAIVGVDDLSALLGVGGVRFSVYGDEERLWRSDVVRAGDPPIPVHVDISGRSTIRLVVEEHTPFGRAAVADWAQSQISCS
- a CDS encoding ATP-binding SpoIIE family protein phosphatase, coding for MNFTRWSARLPGTQRRAARGTEGSVPAARGEYAQQLGQLADDTADTGGVAVETGDVPTLEDFSVRELLGRLPGLVALVYGPEHRIAYVNDAYAAAFGPRPAGAAVADTCPEAEELGLLPLMDQVLRSGKPRTVKSRRTQDGGSYTVTCLPVDSPDLDGGGVLVHAADVTDHAEAAERLRASERRHRETAVTLQRSLLPQDLEQPDDLRIAATYQPGGTDAAVGGDWYDVITLGAGRTALVIGDVMGRGVRAAAVMGQLRTAVRAYARLDLPPHEVLQLLDGLAAEIDASQIATCVYAIHDPNEGKLVYASAGHLPILVRDEDGSVRRAEDPTGPPLGTGGWLHTSGSIALPPGSTAVLYTDGLVERRREDIDEGVAALARALSGASGTPQVVCDRLLRSLGVTAEHDDDVAVLVVQHPSRKGADAELFHNAALELLGGVEAAPRARAFASGVLSSWRFPVELRDLGVLATSELVANSLQHGTPPMRLRLRRTDRRLIIEVTDGDDHLPRRRRAESEDEAGRGISIIATIASSWGSRRTPGGGKAVWCEFALPDH
- a CDS encoding MFS transporter produces the protein MRRIQAGSALSAFGLGFTVPYLYVYVAQVRDLGAATAGIVLAVFAMAALVVLPFSGRAIDRRGPVPVLLVASVVAAVGAVAMGFASSVPAAVGAAALLGAGTAVLQPALATMIVWCSTPVGRTRAFAMQFFLQNLGLGVGGLIGGLLVDTNRPGSFILLFSIEAAMFLVLAAIVGTVRMPGSPAFQGARPSEGGKGGGVRALLGHKAMVQLCVLGFVLFFACYGQFESGLAAYGTEAAGIQPSTLGIALAANTAVIVAAQFLVLKFVERRKRTRVIAAVGLIWTVAWLIAGYAGLGHGSQAMATAAFVSTYALFGLGEAMLSPTVAPLVADLAPESMVGQYNSAFALVKQLALAVGPAVGGPMGAALHGPYIVTFVLFSLGITFLAVRLGKQLTPEQNQPSLAVKPSRVVAQHVPEKETAAA